Proteins found in one Rhodobacter capsulatus SB 1003 genomic segment:
- a CDS encoding arylesterase, with protein MSVIWACLQRGSTGYGVRRRLGKAALAGIFALGIGGGAAAEPVTLLAVGDSLTQGYGLDPDQGLVPQLQGWLRTRGAEVTVINAGVSGDTTSGGRARLGWSLTPEIDAVMIALGGNDMLRGQPPAQARANLDAMLSEVTARDLPVALVGLKAPGNYGPDWQAGYDAIWPELGAKYGAVVVPDLLAPIAAKTPEARAAEGLMQADNIHPSARGVGLVVDALGPKVLELLERVKPAP; from the coding sequence ATGTCGGTCATCTGGGCCTGTCTGCAAAGGGGATCAACCGGATATGGGGTGCGGCGGCGGCTGGGCAAGGCGGCGCTTGCGGGGATTTTCGCGCTGGGCATCGGCGGGGGGGCCGCGGCCGAGCCGGTGACGCTTCTGGCCGTGGGCGACAGCCTGACCCAGGGGTACGGGCTGGACCCGGATCAGGGGCTGGTGCCGCAGCTGCAGGGCTGGTTGCGGACGCGGGGCGCCGAGGTGACGGTGATCAATGCGGGCGTGTCGGGGGACACGACATCGGGCGGGCGGGCGCGGCTGGGCTGGTCTTTGACGCCCGAGATCGATGCGGTGATGATCGCGCTTGGCGGCAATGACATGCTGCGCGGCCAGCCCCCCGCGCAGGCGCGCGCGAACCTTGATGCGATGCTCTCCGAGGTGACGGCACGGGATCTGCCGGTGGCGCTGGTCGGTCTGAAGGCGCCCGGCAATTACGGCCCGGACTGGCAGGCCGGTTACGATGCGATCTGGCCGGAGCTGGGGGCGAAATACGGTGCGGTGGTGGTGCCCGATCTGCTGGCGCCGATCGCCGCCAAGACGCCGGAGGCGCGCGCGGCCGAGGGGCTGATGCAGGCCGACAACATCCATCCCTCGGCCAGGGGGGTGGGGCTGGTCGTCGACGCCTTGGGGCCGAAAGTGCTGGAGCTGCTGGAGCGGGTGAAGCCTGCGCCCTGA
- a CDS encoding ABC transporter ATP-binding protein, whose translation MTDIVLSLADARLTLAGNAGPVEILHAITLDILRGESVGLVGPSGSGKSSLLMLMGGLERATGGQVLALGRDLTALGEDDLARFRRGNMGIVFQSFHLVPTMTALENVALPLQIAGARDALPRAEAELARVGLGHRRNHYPSEMSGGEQQRVALARAVAPRPAILLADEPTGNLDAANGAAIIELLFTLQAETGATLVLVTHAPDLAARCSRLVRLADGRLA comes from the coding sequence ATGACCGACATCGTTCTCTCCCTTGCCGACGCGCGACTGACCTTGGCCGGAAATGCCGGTCCCGTCGAGATCCTGCATGCGATCACGCTGGATATCCTGCGCGGCGAAAGCGTGGGGCTGGTGGGGCCGTCCGGGTCGGGCAAGTCGTCGCTTCTGATGCTGATGGGCGGGCTTGAACGCGCCACGGGCGGGCAGGTTCTGGCCTTGGGCCGCGATCTGACCGCGCTGGGCGAGGATGATCTGGCCCGCTTTCGTCGCGGCAACATGGGGATCGTGTTTCAGTCTTTCCATCTGGTCCCCACGATGACGGCGCTGGAAAACGTGGCGCTGCCCTTGCAGATCGCCGGGGCCAGGGATGCGCTGCCCCGCGCCGAGGCGGAACTGGCCCGGGTCGGGCTTGGCCATCGGCGCAACCATTATCCGTCGGAAATGTCGGGGGGCGAGCAGCAGCGCGTGGCGCTGGCCCGCGCCGTCGCGCCGCGCCCGGCGATCCTGCTGGCCGATGAACCCACGGGCAATCTGGATGCCGCGAATGGCGCCGCGATCATCGAGCTTCTCTTCACCCTGCAGGCGGAAACCGGGGCGACGCTGGTGCTGGTCACCCATGCGCCGGATCTGGCCGCGCGCTGCAGCCGTCTGGTGCGTCTGGCCGACGGGCGGCTGGCATGA
- a CDS encoding ABC transporter permease encodes MRLAVTIARAELRSGIKGFRIFLLCLMLGVAAIAAVGLVREAIRAGLSDQGAVLLGGQAQLEFTYRRATAPERDWIVSQAARVSEVVDLRSMATTGDGAETALTQLKGVDENWPLVGQVVLDPPVGVAALAGQGGLPGAFLDPVLADRLALKPGDRFRLGGQDFVLMARLMTEPDAGGAGMAFGARSVVALSALERTPLLAPGSLYETQYRLTLPEGQSLPALKSAAQKRFDGAGMRWSDARRAAPAVERFTDRLGSFLVLVGLAGLAVGGVGIFATVQAWIARKAATIATLRALGASGATIRGAFLIQLAALTVLGVLAGLALAAALVLAAQGPIAAAMPVPVTVTLAARPLLEAAIYGTLTAAIFALWPLAQLSELRAATLYREAQRARRGLPGWGMLALIGALTAALLGAAVAFSGLPALTLGTLGGVAGALLALAFAAAGIRRLARRLGPQSARFPALHAALAAIGAPRSEAVAVILALGLGLSVLAAVGQVESGLRGAIAKDLPKLAPAFFLMDIPPPDRPALVERMQEFAGVSRVDTVPMLRGILTKINGEDARKVAGEHWVLRGDRGVTFAETPREKLTAGQWWPKDYAGPPLVSVSAKEAAELGLKLGDRLTVNILGRDIEAEIASFRDVDFSTMGIGFVLTFSPNALAGAPHTELATIYAPPAEEAPILRALSKEFPTVTAIPVREAMGRVSDALAAIARAVALAASVTLLTGFTVLLGAAAAGEEARAREAALLKTLGATRGLILRSFALRALILGAASGAIAVAVGALAGWAVLRFVMEATFRFDPVSAGEIVLGGMAAVLIAGLLFAARPLSVRPAQVLRAQD; translated from the coding sequence ATGAGGCTGGCGGTCACCATCGCCCGTGCGGAATTGCGCAGCGGGATCAAGGGGTTTCGGATCTTTCTTCTGTGCCTGATGCTGGGCGTGGCCGCCATCGCCGCCGTCGGCCTTGTGCGCGAGGCGATCCGGGCCGGGCTGTCCGATCAGGGCGCGGTGCTGCTGGGCGGGCAGGCGCAGCTGGAATTCACCTATCGCCGCGCGACCGCGCCCGAGCGCGATTGGATCGTCTCTCAGGCCGCCCGGGTCTCGGAGGTGGTCGATCTGCGCTCGATGGCGACGACGGGCGACGGCGCGGAAACCGCGCTGACGCAGCTCAAGGGCGTCGATGAAAACTGGCCGCTGGTCGGGCAGGTGGTGCTCGATCCGCCGGTCGGCGTGGCCGCGCTGGCGGGGCAGGGCGGTCTGCCGGGGGCTTTCCTTGATCCGGTGCTGGCCGACCGGCTGGCGCTGAAGCCCGGGGATCGCTTCCGGCTGGGCGGGCAGGACTTCGTGCTGATGGCGCGGCTCATGACCGAACCCGATGCGGGCGGGGCGGGCATGGCCTTTGGCGCGCGCTCGGTGGTGGCGCTTTCGGCGCTGGAGCGCACGCCGCTTCTGGCCCCCGGCTCGCTTTACGAAACGCAATACCGCCTGACCCTGCCCGAGGGGCAAAGCCTGCCCGCGCTCAAATCCGCGGCGCAAAAGCGCTTTGACGGCGCGGGGATGCGCTGGAGCGATGCGCGCCGCGCCGCCCCCGCGGTCGAACGGTTTACCGACCGGCTCGGCTCTTTCCTCGTGCTGGTGGGGCTCGCCGGGCTGGCGGTGGGGGGCGTCGGCATCTTTGCCACCGTGCAGGCCTGGATTGCGCGCAAGGCGGCGACGATTGCCACGCTGCGGGCGCTCGGCGCCTCGGGGGCGACGATCCGGGGCGCGTTTCTGATCCAGCTGGCCGCGCTGACGGTGCTTGGCGTGCTGGCGGGGCTTGCGCTGGCCGCGGCGCTGGTTCTGGCGGCGCAGGGCCCGATTGCCGCCGCCATGCCGGTGCCGGTCACGGTGACGCTTGCCGCCCGGCCGCTGCTCGAGGCCGCGATCTATGGCACGCTGACGGCGGCGATCTTTGCGCTTTGGCCGCTGGCGCAGCTCTCCGAACTGCGCGCCGCCACGCTCTACCGCGAGGCGCAGAGGGCGCGGCGCGGCCTGCCGGGCTGGGGGATGCTGGCGCTGATCGGCGCGCTGACGGCGGCGCTTCTGGGCGCGGCGGTGGCGTTTTCGGGCCTGCCCGCGCTGACGCTGGGCACTTTGGGCGGTGTGGCGGGGGCGCTTCTGGCGCTGGCCTTCGCCGCGGCGGGCATCCGCCGTCTGGCCCGCCGCCTTGGGCCGCAAAGCGCCCGGTTTCCGGCGCTGCATGCGGCGCTGGCGGCCATCGGCGCGCCGCGATCCGAGGCTGTGGCGGTCATTCTGGCGCTGGGCCTTGGGCTTTCGGTTCTGGCCGCGGTCGGTCAGGTCGAAAGCGGGCTGCGCGGCGCCATTGCGAAAGACCTGCCGAAACTGGCGCCTGCCTTCTTCCTGATGGACATTCCCCCGCCGGACCGCCCGGCGCTGGTGGAAAGGATGCAGGAGTTCGCCGGTGTCTCGCGCGTCGATACCGTGCCGATGCTGCGCGGCATCCTGACGAAGATCAACGGCGAAGACGCGCGCAAGGTCGCGGGCGAGCATTGGGTCTTGCGCGGCGACCGCGGCGTGACTTTTGCCGAAACCCCGCGTGAAAAGCTGACCGCGGGGCAGTGGTGGCCCAAGGATTACGCCGGCCCGCCGCTCGTCTCCGTCTCGGCCAAGGAGGCCGCGGAACTGGGGCTGAAGCTGGGCGACCGGCTGACGGTGAACATTCTGGGGCGGGATATCGAGGCCGAAATCGCCTCGTTCCGCGATGTCGATTTTTCCACCATGGGGATCGGCTTCGTGCTGACCTTTTCGCCCAATGCGCTGGCGGGGGCGCCGCATACCGAACTGGCGACGATCTACGCCCCCCCCGCCGAGGAGGCGCCGATCCTGCGCGCGCTCTCGAAAGAGTTTCCGACCGTGACCGCCATCCCCGTGCGCGAGGCGATGGGGCGGGTCAGCGACGCGCTGGCCGCGATCGCGCGGGCGGTGGCGCTGGCGGCCTCGGTCACGCTGCTGACCGGCTTCACCGTGCTTCTGGGCGCGGCCGCCGCGGGTGAGGAAGCCCGGGCGCGGGAAGCGGCGCTGCTCAAGACCCTTGGCGCGACGCGCGGGCTGATCTTGCGGTCCTTTGCGCTGCGGGCGCTGATCCTGGGCGCGGCCTCGGGGGCGATTGCGGTGGCGGTGGGGGCGCTGGCCGGTTGGGCGGTGCTGCGCTTCGTGATGGAGGCGACCTTCCGCTTTGATCCGGTTTCGGCCGGGGAGATCGTGCTGGGCGGCATGGCGGCGGTGCTGATCGCGGGGCTGCTCTTTGCGGCACGCCCGCTTTCGGTGCGTCCGGCGCAGGTGCTGCGGGCGCAGGATTGA
- a CDS encoding transglycosylase SLT domain-containing protein produces MLSRRSLLLSFGAALALSACGTGRQSSKNPPDGLLKPGESPAMRAKINRWADHYDVPRSLVHRIVQRESGYNPGARNGPYYGLMQIHPRTAGTMGFDGSAADLLDADTNLKYGVKYLRGAWMCADGSESRAVTWYAKGYYYEAKRRGILEEVGLA; encoded by the coding sequence ATGCTGTCCCGCCGATCCCTGCTGCTGAGCTTTGGTGCCGCCCTGGCGCTTTCGGCTTGTGGTACGGGCCGTCAATCGTCGAAAAACCCGCCCGATGGCCTGCTGAAACCCGGCGAAAGCCCCGCGATGCGCGCCAAGATCAACCGCTGGGCCGATCATTACGACGTGCCGCGCAGTCTGGTGCACCGGATCGTGCAGCGCGAAAGCGGCTACAATCCGGGCGCCCGCAACGGCCCCTATTACGGGCTGATGCAGATCCATCCGCGCACCGCGGGGACGATGGGCTTTGACGGCTCGGCCGCGGATCTGCTCGATGCGGATACGAACCTGAAATACGGGGTGAAATACCTGCGCGGCGCCTGGATGTGTGCCGATGGCAGCGAAAGCCGCGCCGTGACCTGGTATGCCAAGGGCTATTACTACGAAGCCAAGCGCCGCGGCATTCTGGAAGAGGTCGGGCTGGCCTGA